The following are from one region of the Desulfuromonas acetexigens genome:
- a CDS encoding diguanylate cyclase translates to MRTDLHGITGSHLPTPLHIRVHLPDLLDTLRRVAALAPLQLAISCEQEILFPLHGQEHFFCGSLGNNELCDADCRAIFEGAFREATRDNRPLLFSCAAGLLYFVIPFRNDRNQHCCLFAGGVRDEAPELALLEKLSNAPSNDGGTLLEKLLRRPQIKRAQLEEILGKTLTLLTILADEQTLAQPLRGLTQRLATVAGAAAELDRAESGDAVLELLGETLILLFDLSRVVILSAEGEDFNLKVNLGTTSQATNCACGRLRELLGAHPDGKPLLLRQEVGEFFPEIDSDRAICAPLRSEGLDLGLAVIFDADLPGRDLLLLELLAGRAATKLHRLRLAALYQERQTSSRRLLTMLGELSLVETREVLYQRIVAMSCELLQAARGSLMLLDETGEWLRIVAARGINLEVAASIPLRLGEGIAGRVAKSGLHLLVTDIEKDSRVGIANRPRFQTKSFICVPLKAHDRIVGVLNLADKETGTTFGDDDLATLHQLIDQAALLIERVAVYENARKLEELAARDPLTGLYNRRMLEARFQEELSRCSRLKHHFTIMMLDLDHFKAYNDQCGHIAGDHALKKVALLLKKSAREMDIVTRYGGEEFCLLLPNTGKEEALFVAERIRRAIETEIFPGETALPTGRLTTSIGVACYPDDGEKFETLVNAADIALYQAKSKGRNRLASFEVVPPSLIKKTG, encoded by the coding sequence GTGCGAACAGACCTTCACGGCATAACGGGCAGCCACCTGCCCACCCCCCTGCATATCCGGGTTCATCTTCCGGACCTGCTCGATACCCTGCGCCGGGTGGCGGCCCTCGCTCCCCTGCAACTGGCCATCAGTTGCGAACAGGAGATCCTCTTTCCCCTCCACGGCCAGGAGCATTTCTTCTGCGGCAGCCTCGGAAATAACGAACTCTGCGACGCCGACTGCCGAGCGATCTTTGAAGGCGCCTTTCGCGAGGCGACCCGGGACAACCGCCCCCTCCTCTTTTCCTGCGCAGCCGGACTCCTCTATTTTGTCATCCCCTTTCGCAACGACCGGAATCAACACTGCTGCCTCTTTGCCGGCGGCGTCCGGGACGAGGCGCCGGAACTCGCCCTGCTGGAAAAACTCTCCAACGCCCCCAGCAATGATGGCGGCACGCTACTCGAAAAACTGCTGCGGCGCCCGCAGATCAAACGGGCACAACTGGAGGAAATCCTCGGCAAAACCCTGACCCTGCTGACGATTCTTGCGGATGAACAGACATTGGCGCAACCCCTGCGCGGACTGACCCAACGCCTCGCCACCGTCGCCGGCGCCGCCGCCGAACTGGATCGCGCCGAAAGCGGCGACGCCGTGCTCGAGCTGCTCGGCGAGACCCTCATCCTCCTTTTCGACCTTTCCCGGGTCGTCATTCTCAGCGCCGAGGGCGAGGACTTCAATCTCAAGGTGAATCTGGGAACAACCTCCCAGGCGACGAACTGCGCCTGCGGGAGATTGCGCGAGCTGCTCGGCGCCCATCCCGACGGCAAGCCCCTGTTGTTGCGCCAGGAGGTCGGCGAATTCTTTCCCGAGATCGACAGCGACCGGGCGATCTGCGCCCCCCTGCGTAGCGAAGGGCTGGACCTGGGTCTGGCGGTGATCTTCGACGCCGACCTGCCGGGTCGGGATCTGCTGCTGCTCGAACTGCTCGCCGGCCGGGCGGCGACCAAGCTGCACCGGTTGCGCCTCGCTGCGCTGTACCAGGAGCGGCAGACTTCTTCCCGGCGCCTGCTCACCATGCTCGGCGAGCTTTCCCTGGTCGAGACCCGGGAAGTGCTCTATCAACGGATTGTTGCCATGAGCTGCGAACTGCTGCAGGCGGCGCGAGGCTCGCTCATGCTCCTCGACGAAACCGGGGAGTGGCTGCGCATCGTCGCGGCGCGGGGCATCAACCTGGAAGTGGCGGCGAGCATCCCCCTGCGCCTGGGGGAAGGGATCGCCGGCCGCGTCGCCAAAAGTGGGCTGCACCTGCTGGTGACCGACATCGAAAAGGACAGTCGGGTGGGGATCGCCAACCGCCCCCGCTTCCAGACCAAGTCCTTCATCTGTGTTCCCCTCAAGGCTCACGACCGTATCGTTGGTGTCCTCAATCTGGCGGACAAAGAGACCGGCACCACCTTCGGCGACGACGATCTCGCCACCCTGCATCAGCTCATCGACCAGGCCGCCCTGCTCATCGAGCGGGTCGCCGTCTATGAAAACGCCCGCAAGCTGGAGGAATTGGCGGCCCGCGATCCCCTGACCGGCCTCTACAACCGGCGCATGCTCGAAGCCCGCTTCCAGGAAGAGCTCAGCCGCTGCTCCCGGCTCAAGCACCATTTCACCATCATGATGCTCGACCTCGACCACTTCAAGGCCTACAACGACCAGTGCGGACATATTGCTGGTGACCACGCCCTGAAAAAAGTCGCCTTATTGCTCAAGAAATCGGCTCGCGAAATGGACATCGTCACCCGTTACGGCGGCGAGGAATTCTGTCTGCTACTGCCCAACACCGGCAAAGAAGAGGCCCTCTTCGTCGCCGAACGCATCCGCCGGGCGATCGAGACGGAAATCTTCCCCGGCGAAACGGCCCTGCCTACGGGGCGTCTCACTACCAGCATCGGCGTCGCCTGCTACCCCGACGACGGTGAGAAATTCGAAACCCTGGTCAACGCCGCCGATATCGCCCTCTATCAGGCCAAGAGCAAGGGGCGCAACCGGCTGGCCAGCTTTGAAGTCGTCCCCCCCTCCCTGATCAAAAAGACCGGCTGA
- a CDS encoding Maf family protein, giving the protein MKSTHDIVLASASPRRRELLERVGIPFRVVPSDIPEDERPGESPEEHVLRLSRDKAGEVAGRADIPGRWFIGSDTIVLRDGGILGKPADEAEAAAMLRSLSGREHRVLSGYAVHDRETGTTHADVVATRVRFKPLTAAEIAGYIATGEPMDKAGAYAIQGIGVFMVEAIEGSYTNVVGLPLCEVVATLERLGAVRLFENPT; this is encoded by the coding sequence ATGAAATCTACTCACGATATCGTTCTGGCTTCGGCCTCTCCCCGCCGCCGCGAACTGCTCGAACGCGTCGGCATTCCCTTCCGCGTCGTCCCCAGCGACATCCCCGAGGATGAACGTCCCGGCGAAAGCCCGGAAGAGCACGTGCTGCGCCTCTCCCGCGACAAGGCCGGGGAAGTCGCCGGGCGCGCCGACATCCCCGGCCGCTGGTTTATCGGTAGCGACACCATCGTTCTGCGCGACGGCGGCATTCTCGGCAAACCGGCCGATGAAGCCGAAGCGGCGGCCATGCTGCGCTCCCTCTCCGGCCGGGAACACCGGGTCCTCTCCGGCTACGCCGTCCATGACCGCGAAACGGGAACGACCCACGCCGACGTCGTCGCCACCCGGGTCCGGTTCAAACCGTTGACAGCGGCGGAAATCGCGGGGTACATTGCCACCGGCGAACCGATGGACAAGGCCGGAGCCTACGCCATTCAGGGGATCGGCGTCTTCATGGTCGAAGCGATCGAAGGCAGTTACACCAACGTCGTCGGCCTCCCCCTGTGCGAGGTGGTCGCCACCTTGGAACGCCTCGGCGCCGTGCGCCTCTTCGAAAATCCGACATAA
- a CDS encoding MATE family efflux transporter: MTESLTLSSPRSARPGGLREMLAVALPMVASQACETAMMFVDRLFLSRLGTADMSASMAGGLTAFMMMTFFIGLIGYATALVAQYLGAGRKEYCPRVITQALLLALAAYPLILAARPLAHGLFAASGIPPAQLEPQQAYFDILLYGALLTLLRTALAGFFSGIGRTRVIMISTLVAMVVNIAANYVLIFGHLGFPALGIRGAALGTLLAGFCALLVLAGAYWGRSIRREFAVGAALRFDREILGKLLRYGYPAGIELFLNLIAFTLMILLFHGHSPATASAVTIVFNWDMVSFVPLLGIQIGVVSLVGRHLGAGRPDIAQRAARSGLKMALTYSSLILILFVAFPAQLVGFFAPVAADAVYAEAAPLATVMLRLAAFYVLADALMVVFSGVLRGAGDTFWAMCISVAMHWLLLPALYLALKVFHLPPQTAWLALIFLFLSFSAVFYLRYRAGHWKRLRVVGDS; the protein is encoded by the coding sequence ATGACGGAATCGTTGACCTTATCTTCACCCCGAAGCGCGCGCCCCGGCGGCCTGCGGGAGATGCTTGCCGTCGCCCTGCCGATGGTCGCTTCCCAGGCCTGCGAGACGGCGATGATGTTTGTCGACCGGCTCTTTCTCTCTCGGCTCGGTACGGCGGATATGAGCGCCTCCATGGCCGGTGGGCTGACCGCTTTCATGATGATGACCTTCTTCATCGGCCTGATCGGTTACGCCACCGCCCTGGTCGCCCAGTATCTCGGCGCCGGACGCAAGGAGTATTGCCCCCGGGTCATCACCCAGGCGCTGCTGCTGGCCCTCGCCGCCTATCCCCTGATTCTCGCCGCCCGGCCCCTGGCCCATGGGCTCTTCGCCGCCTCTGGCATTCCGCCGGCGCAGCTCGAACCGCAGCAAGCCTACTTCGACATCCTCCTCTACGGCGCCCTGCTCACCCTGCTGCGGACCGCCCTGGCCGGTTTCTTTTCTGGCATCGGCCGCACCCGGGTGATCATGATCTCGACCCTGGTCGCCATGGTCGTCAACATCGCCGCCAACTACGTCCTCATCTTCGGGCACCTGGGCTTTCCCGCCCTCGGTATTCGCGGAGCCGCCCTCGGCACCTTGCTCGCCGGCTTTTGCGCCCTGCTGGTTTTGGCCGGGGCCTATTGGGGGCGCTCCATCCGCCGGGAGTTCGCCGTCGGCGCGGCCTTGCGCTTTGACCGGGAAATTCTCGGCAAGCTGCTGCGTTACGGCTATCCGGCGGGGATCGAGCTCTTTCTCAACCTGATCGCCTTCACGCTGATGATCCTTCTCTTCCATGGCCACTCCCCGGCCACCGCCTCGGCGGTGACCATTGTCTTCAACTGGGACATGGTCTCCTTCGTGCCGCTGCTCGGCATCCAGATCGGCGTGGTCAGCCTGGTCGGCCGCCACCTCGGCGCCGGGCGGCCCGACATCGCCCAGCGGGCGGCCCGCTCGGGGCTGAAGATGGCACTGACTTACTCTTCGTTGATCCTCATTCTCTTCGTCGCCTTCCCCGCGCAACTCGTCGGATTCTTCGCCCCCGTTGCCGCCGACGCCGTCTATGCCGAAGCGGCCCCCCTGGCCACCGTCATGCTGCGCCTGGCCGCCTTCTATGTCCTCGCCGATGCCTTGATGGTCGTCTTCAGCGGCGTCCTGCGTGGCGCCGGCGACACCTTCTGGGCCATGTGCATCTCCGTCGCCATGCACTGGCTGCTCCTCCCCGCCCTCTACCTCGCGCTGAAAGTCTTCCACCTCCCCCCGCAAACCGCCTGGCTCGCCCTCATCTTTCTCTTCCTCTCCTTCAGCGCCGTCTTCTACCTGCGCTACCGCGCCGGGCACTGGAAAAGGCTACGGGTGGTGGGGGACAGTTAG
- a CDS encoding sodium-dependent transporter, translating to MSYAPPRALWASRLGFILAAAGSAVGLGNIWKFPYITGQNGGGAFVLVYLVCIAVVGLPIMMAELMIGRHTRKDAVGAFIHLEGKRSFWQAPGWISVAAAFIICSYYSVVAGWTLDYLYRALLGSFSGQSAENIEGLFGGLTADGPRQLLWHFLFMSLCLGIVIGGVQKGIERWSKILMPILLALLALLFMNGLLSPGAWEGITFLFRPDFTKLTPAAVLEAMGHAFFTLSLGMAAMITYGSYLSKQEDLLGASLRVVVLDTVIALMAGIAIFSVVFSVGMEPAAGPGLVFKTIPVVFSQLPGGFVLAILFFLLLAFAALTSNISLLEASVAYLIDERGWSRPRATWFLAGLAFVVGIPTALSYNTLAEWKVIGDRVFFDSVDMLVSNYFLPFSGLFISIYVGWFWSGTEEKQELIAGGAGWVYPTWHFLIRYVSPLAVAVVLFFKMKETGLFAWFAALLQ from the coding sequence ATGAGTTACGCTCCCCCCCGCGCCCTTTGGGCCTCCCGTCTCGGTTTTATTCTCGCCGCCGCCGGCAGCGCTGTCGGCCTCGGCAACATCTGGAAATTCCCCTACATCACCGGCCAGAACGGCGGCGGCGCCTTTGTTCTCGTCTACCTGGTCTGCATCGCCGTGGTCGGCTTGCCGATCATGATGGCCGAACTGATGATCGGCCGTCATACCCGCAAGGACGCCGTCGGCGCCTTCATTCACTTGGAGGGGAAGCGCTCTTTCTGGCAGGCGCCGGGCTGGATCAGCGTCGCCGCCGCTTTCATCATCTGCTCCTACTACTCGGTCGTCGCCGGCTGGACCCTCGATTATCTCTATCGGGCACTGCTGGGGAGTTTTTCCGGGCAATCGGCCGAAAATATCGAAGGGTTGTTCGGCGGCCTCACCGCCGACGGCCCGCGCCAACTGCTTTGGCATTTCCTTTTCATGAGCCTGTGCCTGGGGATTGTCATCGGCGGCGTACAGAAAGGGATCGAGCGCTGGAGCAAGATTCTCATGCCGATCCTTTTGGCGTTGCTCGCCCTGCTCTTCATGAACGGCCTGCTCAGCCCCGGCGCCTGGGAAGGGATCACCTTCCTGTTCCGCCCAGACTTTACCAAGCTCACTCCGGCGGCGGTTCTGGAGGCCATGGGGCACGCTTTCTTCACCCTCTCGTTGGGGATGGCGGCGATGATCACCTACGGCTCCTATCTGAGCAAGCAGGAGGATCTGCTCGGAGCGAGTCTGCGCGTGGTCGTCCTCGATACGGTCATCGCCCTGATGGCCGGCATCGCCATCTTCTCGGTCGTCTTCTCCGTCGGCATGGAACCGGCCGCCGGACCGGGGCTGGTCTTCAAAACGATCCCGGTGGTCTTCTCCCAGCTCCCCGGCGGCTTCGTCCTCGCCATCCTCTTTTTTCTGCTCCTTGCCTTCGCCGCCCTGACCAGCAACATCTCCCTGCTCGAAGCCTCGGTCGCCTACCTCATCGACGAACGGGGCTGGAGTCGCCCCCGCGCCACCTGGTTTCTGGCCGGGCTGGCCTTCGTCGTCGGCATCCCCACAGCGCTTTCCTACAACACCCTGGCCGAGTGGAAAGTGATCGGCGACCGCGTCTTTTTCGACTCGGTCGACATGCTCGTCTCCAACTATTTCCTCCCCTTCAGTGGCCTTTTTATCTCCATCTACGTCGGCTGGTTCTGGAGCGGCACGGAGGAGAAGCAAGAGCTCATCGCCGGGGGCGCCGGCTGGGTCTATCCGACCTGGCATTTTCTCATCCGCTACGTCTCCCCCCTGGCGGTAGCCGTCGTTCTCTTCTTCAAGATGAAAGAAACCGGCCTCTTCGCCTGGTTCGCGGCCCTGTTGCAATGA
- a CDS encoding HAD family hydrolase, whose amino-acid sequence MTLATLLFDLDGTLVDSLRDLAAALNRLRGELGLAPLPLDRVRACVGDGATLLVQRGLAEIPYEDDLLKRFLRLYGEHLLDETRVYPGIREFLDGQERRKLAIVTNKPAAFTRPLLDGLGLTRYFPVVIGGDSCAEKKPHPEPVREALRRLGAKAETAVMIGDHHTDLRAGAAGGLRTCFCAWGLGHHGDCPYDDLAATPADLARLYPGASP is encoded by the coding sequence ATGACCCTCGCCACCCTCCTTTTCGATCTCGACGGCACCCTGGTCGACTCGCTGCGCGACCTCGCCGCCGCCCTCAATCGGCTGCGGGGGGAACTCGGCCTCGCGCCGCTCCCCCTCGACCGGGTCCGCGCCTGCGTCGGCGATGGCGCCACCCTGCTGGTGCAACGGGGCCTGGCGGAAATCCCCTATGAGGATGACCTGCTCAAGCGTTTTCTCCGCCTCTACGGCGAACATCTGTTGGATGAAACCCGCGTCTACCCCGGCATCCGCGAATTTCTCGACGGGCAGGAGCGTCGCAAGCTGGCCATCGTCACCAACAAGCCCGCCGCCTTCACCCGGCCCCTGCTCGACGGCCTCGGCCTGACCCGCTACTTTCCGGTGGTGATCGGCGGCGATTCCTGCGCCGAGAAAAAACCCCATCCCGAGCCGGTGCGCGAGGCGCTGCGCCGACTCGGCGCCAAGGCCGAAACGGCGGTGATGATCGGCGACCACCACACCGACCTGCGCGCCGGGGCGGCGGGGGGGCTGCGCACCTGCTTCTGCGCCTGGGGGCTGGGGCATCACGGCGACTGTCCCTACGACGACCTGGCGGCGACTCCCGCCGACCTCGCCCGGCTCTATCCCGGAGCCTCGCCGTGA
- a CDS encoding Fic family protein has translation MEPMFPAAQDAGLTELAIEVIRQSAALSASLHPVSRRAVAELVRSMNSYYSNLIEGHNTHPIDIERALAKDFSHDSAKRALQMESAAHVEVQRLIEKRLAEQPDLDICAMDFLRWVHREFYARLPEEFRQVRTPAGEDKVVAPGEFRQVEVSVGRHVAPAFRSLPEFLARFQAVYANPALNTVDRVVTAAASHHRLAWIHPFLDGNGRVTRLITHAYLVKARIDGHGLWIVSRGLARNHAAYLAALAGADTHRQDDLDGRGNLSNRGLLDFCTFFLQISLDQIRFMSNLLELDGLQRRIVGYVDRQAGIGKLQPEAGFLLREALLRGKIPRGEAARVTGRPERSARRILKELLEQNLLRAETEKGPVRLAFPARVAGYYFPRLYPEGVEANEE, from the coding sequence ATGGAACCCATGTTTCCGGCGGCTCAGGATGCCGGCCTGACCGAACTGGCAATCGAGGTCATTCGCCAGTCGGCCGCCTTGAGCGCATCCCTGCACCCGGTTTCTCGCCGGGCCGTGGCGGAATTGGTTCGCTCGATGAACAGCTACTACTCCAACCTCATTGAAGGCCATAACACGCACCCCATCGACATTGAACGCGCCCTGGCCAAGGACTTCTCGCATGACAGCGCCAAGCGAGCCTTGCAGATGGAAAGCGCGGCCCATGTGGAAGTGCAGCGCCTCATCGAAAAACGGCTGGCGGAACAACCGGATTTGGACATTTGCGCAATGGATTTTTTGCGTTGGGTTCACCGGGAGTTTTACGCTCGTCTACCCGAAGAATTTCGTCAGGTGCGAACCCCGGCGGGCGAGGATAAAGTCGTCGCGCCGGGAGAGTTTCGTCAGGTCGAGGTATCGGTTGGCCGACACGTCGCTCCGGCTTTTCGTTCCTTGCCGGAATTTCTGGCGCGCTTCCAGGCCGTTTACGCAAATCCGGCGCTAAACACCGTGGACCGGGTGGTAACGGCGGCGGCCTCGCATCATCGGCTCGCCTGGATTCATCCTTTTCTGGACGGCAACGGGCGCGTCACGCGCCTGATCACTCATGCCTATCTGGTTAAAGCGCGTATCGACGGCCACGGGCTGTGGATCGTTTCCCGAGGGTTGGCCCGCAATCACGCCGCCTACCTGGCGGCGCTGGCCGGAGCCGACACACACCGACAGGATGACCTGGACGGTCGCGGCAATTTATCGAACCGGGGGCTTCTCGATTTTTGCACCTTCTTTCTGCAAATCTCCCTTGACCAGATTCGGTTCATGTCCAACCTGCTTGAACTCGACGGCCTGCAACGGCGCATCGTCGGTTATGTGGACCGCCAGGCCGGGATCGGCAAACTCCAGCCGGAAGCAGGCTTCCTGCTGCGCGAGGCCTTATTGCGCGGCAAGATTCCTCGTGGAGAAGCCGCCCGCGTTACCGGCCGGCCGGAGCGTTCGGCCCGACGTATCCTCAAGGAGCTGCTGGAACAAAACCTGCTCAGAGCGGAAACGGAAAAAGGCCCCGTGCGCCTCGCCTTCCCCGCGCGGGTGGCGGGATACTATTTTCCCCGCCTCTACCCCGAGGGGGTGGAGGCGAACGAGGAATAA
- the trmFO gene encoding methylenetetrahydrofolate--tRNA-(uracil(54)-C(5))-methyltransferase (FADH(2)-oxidizing) TrmFO — MEPIVIIGAGLAGCEAAWQAANQGASVILFEMKPQRFSPAHQSAGLAELVCSNSLRGAGMNNAVGCLKEELRRCRTLFMEAADTTAVPAGGALAVDREGFSAYITEKIAAHPLIELRREEIATIPTQGTVILASGPLTSEALSAEIARLTGAEHLYFYDAIAPIVEADSIDFTKAWRASRYGKGGDDYVNCPLSKEEYVAFVAALKAADKVPARDFEKMLHFEGCMPIEEMAERGEMTLAFGPMKPVGLPDPRTGKVPFAVVQLRQDDRHASLYNLVGFQTKLTYPEQRRIFRTIPGLEEARFARLGSLHRNTFINAPTCLSRTLQLKSDPRLFFAGQISGVEGYVESAAMGFLAGLFALRQQRGEELPLPPATTSLGALLGHLADSAPENFQPMNVNYGLFPPLEGQRMKRADRRLAMAERALADLESWRRTVLPDAGA, encoded by the coding sequence GTGGAACCCATCGTCATCATCGGCGCCGGCCTCGCCGGTTGCGAAGCGGCCTGGCAGGCGGCCAACCAGGGCGCGTCGGTCATCCTTTTTGAGATGAAGCCGCAGCGCTTCTCCCCCGCCCACCAGTCGGCAGGGCTGGCGGAACTGGTCTGTTCCAACAGCCTGCGCGGGGCGGGGATGAACAACGCCGTCGGCTGCCTCAAGGAAGAGTTGCGCCGCTGCCGCACCCTCTTCATGGAAGCCGCCGACACCACCGCCGTCCCCGCCGGCGGCGCCCTGGCGGTCGATCGCGAAGGCTTTTCCGCCTATATCACCGAAAAGATCGCCGCCCATCCCCTCATCGAACTACGCCGCGAGGAAATCGCCACCATCCCCACACAAGGGACGGTGATCCTCGCCTCGGGACCGCTCACTTCGGAAGCCCTCTCGGCGGAGATCGCCCGTCTCACCGGCGCCGAGCATCTCTACTTTTATGATGCCATCGCCCCCATCGTCGAGGCCGACTCCATCGACTTCACCAAGGCCTGGCGCGCTTCCCGCTACGGCAAGGGCGGGGACGACTACGTCAACTGCCCCTTGAGCAAAGAGGAATACGTCGCCTTTGTCGCCGCCCTCAAAGCCGCCGACAAGGTACCGGCCCGGGATTTCGAGAAGATGCTGCACTTCGAGGGCTGCATGCCCATCGAAGAGATGGCCGAGCGCGGCGAAATGACCCTGGCCTTCGGGCCGATGAAACCGGTCGGCCTGCCCGACCCGCGCACCGGCAAGGTGCCCTTCGCCGTGGTGCAGCTGCGCCAGGACGACCGCCACGCCAGCCTCTATAACCTGGTCGGATTCCAGACCAAACTCACCTATCCCGAACAGCGACGCATCTTCCGCACCATCCCCGGCCTGGAAGAAGCGCGCTTCGCCCGTCTCGGCAGCCTGCACCGCAACACCTTCATCAACGCCCCGACTTGCCTGAGCCGTACCCTGCAACTCAAGAGCGATCCGCGCCTCTTCTTCGCCGGTCAGATCAGCGGCGTCGAAGGCTACGTCGAATCGGCGGCCATGGGCTTTCTCGCCGGACTCTTCGCCCTGCGGCAGCAGCGCGGGGAAGAACTCCCCCTGCCGCCAGCGACCACTTCCTTGGGCGCCCTGCTCGGCCACTTGGCCGACTCCGCCCCCGAGAATTTCCAGCCGATGAACGTCAACTACGGGCTCTTCCCCCCCCTGGAAGGACAGCGGATGAAGCGGGCCGACCGCCGCCTGGCCATGGCCGAACGGGCGCTGGCGGATCTGGAGTCCTGGCGGCGGACCGTGCTCCCTGACGCAGGCGCCTAA
- a CDS encoding YggS family pyridoxal phosphate-dependent enzyme has product MSIRENIEGIQARIAAACARVGRNPAEVRLVAVSKTKPATLIEEAAAAGQRLFGENYVQEFADKTEQVRAPVEWHFIGALQSNKVKYLRGKVTMIHSLDRLSLAEEINRQWAKLDRPVDVLLEVNLGDESSKAGTGAEEAIELVRRVAELPFLRLRGLMALPPWLDDPEEVRPYFRRLREVARRIEALNIPGVSMAELSMGMSNDFEVAIEEGATLVRVGTAIFGGRG; this is encoded by the coding sequence ATGTCCATCCGTGAAAACATCGAAGGGATTCAGGCCCGCATCGCTGCCGCCTGCGCCCGCGTCGGCCGGAATCCGGCGGAGGTGCGGCTGGTGGCGGTTTCGAAGACCAAACCGGCGACGCTGATCGAGGAAGCGGCCGCCGCCGGGCAGCGGCTCTTCGGCGAAAACTACGTGCAGGAATTCGCCGACAAGACCGAGCAGGTGCGCGCCCCGGTGGAGTGGCACTTCATCGGTGCCCTGCAGAGCAACAAGGTCAAATACCTGCGCGGCAAGGTGACGATGATCCACTCCCTCGACCGCCTCTCCCTGGCCGAGGAGATCAACCGCCAGTGGGCCAAACTCGACCGGCCGGTGGATGTCCTGCTGGAAGTCAATCTCGGCGACGAGTCGAGCAAAGCCGGAACCGGCGCAGAGGAAGCGATCGAACTGGTCCGCCGGGTGGCAGAGCTGCCCTTTCTGCGTCTGCGTGGCCTGATGGCGCTGCCCCCCTGGCTGGACGATCCGGAGGAGGTGCGCCCCTACTTCCGCCGCCTGCGGGAAGTGGCTCGGCGGATCGAGGCGTTGAACATTCCCGGCGTAAGCATGGCCGAGCTTTCCATGGGCATGAGCAACGATTTCGAGGTCGCCATCGAGGAAGGCGCCACCCTGGTGCGGGTCGGCACCGCCATCTTCGGTGGACGCGGGTAA
- a CDS encoding nucleotidyltransferase family protein — protein MDPFIEKHRDTIKKLAADRGAVRVRLFGSLARGEGGPQSDIDLLVDLEEGRSALALGGLLMDLQERLGRRVDVVTPAALHPRIRDKVLEQAVDL, from the coding sequence ATGGACCCGTTCATCGAAAAACACCGGGACACGATCAAAAAGCTGGCGGCCGACCGGGGCGCCGTGCGGGTGCGCCTGTTCGGCTCGCTGGCCCGGGGCGAAGGGGGGCCGCAAAGCGACATCGACCTGCTGGTCGACCTTGAGGAAGGGCGTTCGGCCCTGGCCCTGGGCGGGCTGTTGATGGATCTTCAGGAGCGTCTCGGCCGCCGGGTCGACGTGGTCACGCCGGCGGCGCTGCATCCCCGCATTCGCGATAAAGTGCTTGAACAGGCGGTGGACCTATGA